DNA from Bacteroides zoogleoformans:
ACGGTTAAACCGTGCTGTTTGAGAAAGCTGAGCTTATCCCAATAACCTCTTTGGAAAACGATTTTATCGTTTTGCACATGGAAGAATCCGCATCCTCGCAACCCGAGCGGATCTTTCCATTCCATGATAGCCCATTCTCCATCCTCGAATATATGCTCAACAATACAAACCATTTTTGAGGTTGCAAATTCATTTACAAACATTTTATGGATAGCTGTTTTTCCTATAACCGGGGTGTTTGCGACTTGATGGTTTATGGCATCCTGAGCGTATAAGTTTGCCAAAGCGACTGCATCGGCGGCGTTGAAGCAGTCAATCCATTCTTGTAGTATCTCTTTTGGCGTCATATTTTTCGTATCTTTTATTCTTTAATATTTAATTGTTGCTTTTTCCTCTATAAGTTAGAATTAGATATTTTTCTAATTCCTTTTGAAATGATCATCAAAAACAAAATTAGTATTTTTTTCTGTTTTACTGATGATTCTGTAGAAATATTCTCGTTCATATTATTGTGTCATAAGGAACGTGTCAAAAAAGCGGTTTCCACATTACAGCTTTATGGTAAAATGAGTTTAACCAACTACATAACGCAATCTGTTGTCGGTACTGTTATCTATTTCCCATTCGTATTCTATTTAGCCCCTTATTGTGGGTATGCAGCAAGTTATCTTATCGAATTCACTCTCTTTGGGAGTCAAATATGGTTGTGCAAATGGTGGCTGACAAAACATAAACAAGGTTAGTTGGAATATTTTTTGGTATAATGTTTATAAACATAAATCAAGAAAGAATAAATAAATTTAATAGAGGCTGCCCAAAAAGAAAGAAATCCTTACAATCACTCTTCTACAGATACTTGCAGAGGGGATAAGATTTACTTTTAGACCTTTTGGATAGCCCCTATTAATATTTTATATAAAATTCATAATTTTAAATTTTTATCCCTTTCGATCGGTTTTCATCCTTAAACTGAAAACCCGGACGCCCGATAATGATATGATTGGCAATGAAATTGCCAGACGGACTTCGTTTATCCATCGGGCTGCGTATCGGTGGTGCATCATCGGTTTGTTGTGGCGATATGCTCCGTACACCTTCCGAAACAGGCTTGACCTCCTGTCCGTCGTTCTCCTTTTCGGCGACATCGGGTGTAGGCGGCGCAAGCTCTAACTGTATTTTGCGGTCAAGCGCGGCAAGTTCGGACTTCAACTGTTTCAGTTCGTCCTCCTTTTTCCATACCTTACTTGCTATCTCCTGCAACTGTGGGACTTCCTTTTCCAGCACCTCGTTCTTTCCCTTATACTGGTCGATGATGGACGGAATCCTCTCCAATGCGTTCAGGAAATTACGTGCGGCGGCTACCGGATCAGCCATCGCCAGATGCCCGTTATTGTAAGTGTACTTGTAGTTTCCCTCCACCACGAAACGGTTGTCGGTAAACTCCAGCCCCTCTTTGAGTATTCTCTCGCTGACCACCTTTATCGGAAAACCGTAAAGTTCCCCGACAGGCTTGTACAAACCGCCCGTCGTGGCGTTCTTGGCGATTTCCTGCAAACGCTTTCCGATAACCTTTTCATCGGTAGAATCCACACCGTCCACCTTGACAGCATTCTGGCGATTGCCCTCCTTATCGGTCTTGACAACGGAAAGAAAGCGGTTCCAATCTTCCGTCATGGCTTCGATTACCGCCGTATTGTTGCGCAGTTCCCCCGTCTTGGCTTCCAGCTTGAACTCCGAATCGCGCTTGCCCTTGTTGAACGACTTGCGTTCCCCTTCGAGCGAGGCGATACGCTTTTCCAGTTTCGCCTTGTCCAAAAGGTCGGTATTGCCGGAGAGCAACGCCATGTACTCCGAGAAGTTCATGCCCGATTTCTCGTCCATAGCCCCCTCGTCGATGGTACGCGCGCCCATCGCCCCGCTTTTGAGCTGCGAGATGAATGTCTGCTTGCAGTGCAGCAGGTTGAACTTGTAGCTGTCCAGCGACTTTTCCACAGCGTAGATGATGACATCCACGTTGTTCCCGGCAAAATGCTTGGCAATCTCGTTGCCTGCCCTGACTCCCCGTCCGTCACGCTGTTGTAGGTCGGACGGACGCCACGGCGTATCCAAATGATGGATTGCGACACACCGTTTCTGCGCGTTCACACCCGTTCCGAGCATGGAGGTGGAGCCGAACAGCACGCGCACCGTTCCGGCGTTCATGGCGTCTATCACCCCCTTGCGTGCCTTGTCGGTCTTGCACTCCTGAATGAAGCGCACCTCGCCTGCCGGGATGCCGTAGTCCTCCGTCAGTTTCCGCTTTATCTCGCTGTACACGTTCCACCCGTCGCCCGGCTGGTACGTTCCCAGATCCGAGAACACGAACTGCGTGCCTTTCTGCGCGTCATACCTGTGGTAATACTCCGCAATCGTCTTGGCGCAGTGCGAAGCCTTGTTGTCGGGGTGGTCTTCGTAATGCGGGTCTATCATGCGCATATCGAGAGCCATCTTGCGGGCGTAGTCGGTGGCGATAAGCATCTTCGCCTTCTCCTCCGTTTCCGACAGGGGTGGTCTGCCCAGCAGCGTGGCGTCACCCGTCTTGGCGAACTGCATCAGCTTTTGGATGAAGTCCTCCTGCTCCGGCGTCGGCGGTATGTGGTGCAGTATCTCGTTCTTGTGCGGACGGTCCACGCCCACGTCCTCCGCCGTGCGGTAGTCGGTTATCTCGTTGTAGAAGGCGGCAAGCTCCGGCACTTTGATGAAGTAGCGGAAACGCTCCTTCTGCACCACGTTGTTCGTCACGTTGAACTCGAAGTCGGTCGTCTTCTTGGCAAAGATAGCCGCCCAAGCGTCAAAGCAACGAATATCCTGCCGTTCCAGTTCCTTAGGGCGAAGGTACTTGAAGAGCAGGTACAGCTCCGTCAGCGAGTTGCTGATGGTCGTACCGGACAGG
Protein-coding regions in this window:
- a CDS encoding nuclear transport factor 2 family protein, which encodes MTPKEILQEWIDCFNAADAVALANLYAQDAINHQVANTPVIGKTAIHKMFVNEFATSKMVCIVEHIFEDGEWAIMEWKDPLGLRGCGFFHVQNDKIVFQRGYWDKLSFLKQHGLTVENSDKNPNT